From the Pedobacter cryoconitis genome, one window contains:
- a CDS encoding galactokinase, translated as MKSELSSKFFDTYGQQPAATYFTPGRVNLIGEHIDYNGGLVLPCAITLGTWLCLAPNNDQVIRFKSVNFPEEAVIPLKPAYEKEGTAWYNYPLGVFNEILKNFQIPVGFDLLYAGNIPVGSGLSSSASIEVVTAYAITAYLGLDYDRLALVKLAQKVENEFIGVNSGIMDQFAVAFGEKDKAIVLNCDTLKYKIVDCNLGDHVLTIINTNKPRELAESKYNERVAECQAALKALNQEITLKNLCELTADKFALHSHLIKDETILKRATHVIKENDRVNLAAKALNNGDLDEFGRLMYASHQSLKDLYEVTGKELDTVVEFCATYPEVTGARMTGAGFGGCAIALLKKDAEADFREKLTAYYTEHVGYAPDVYISEIGNGATTI; from the coding sequence ATGAAATCTGAACTATCCAGTAAATTCTTTGATACCTACGGCCAGCAACCGGCCGCTACTTATTTTACTCCCGGCCGCGTAAATCTGATCGGTGAACATATTGATTATAATGGAGGTTTAGTACTGCCCTGTGCAATTACGCTGGGTACATGGCTTTGTCTTGCGCCAAATAACGATCAGGTTATCCGTTTTAAAAGTGTAAATTTTCCTGAAGAAGCAGTGATCCCTTTAAAGCCTGCTTATGAAAAAGAAGGTACTGCGTGGTATAACTATCCGTTAGGAGTTTTTAATGAAATTCTAAAAAATTTCCAAATCCCGGTAGGTTTTGATCTTTTATATGCTGGCAATATTCCTGTGGGATCAGGACTATCATCTTCCGCTTCCATAGAAGTTGTCACGGCTTATGCAATCACCGCTTATCTCGGTCTGGATTATGACCGTTTAGCATTAGTGAAACTTGCTCAGAAGGTAGAAAATGAGTTTATTGGCGTAAACAGTGGTATTATGGATCAGTTTGCCGTTGCTTTCGGAGAAAAAGATAAAGCAATTGTATTGAATTGTGACACTTTGAAATATAAGATTGTAGACTGCAACCTTGGAGATCACGTCTTAACCATCATTAATACAAATAAACCACGTGAGCTCGCAGAATCAAAATATAATGAACGAGTAGCCGAATGTCAGGCTGCACTTAAAGCCTTAAATCAGGAAATCACGCTGAAAAATCTATGTGAATTAACTGCTGATAAATTTGCCTTACACAGCCATTTGATTAAAGATGAAACTATCTTAAAACGGGCTACCCATGTTATCAAAGAAAATGACCGGGTAAATCTTGCAGCAAAAGCATTAAATAATGGTGATCTGGATGAATTTGGCCGTTTGATGTATGCTTCACATCAATCATTGAAGGATTTATATGAAGTTACTGGTAAAGAACTGGATACCGTTGTGGAATTCTGTGCAACTTATCCTGAAGTTACAGGCGCAAGAATGACAGGTGCTGGTTTTGGCGGTTGTGCAATAGCGCTGCTAAAAAAAGATGCAGAGGCAGATTTCAGAGAAAAACTGACCGCTTACTATACAGAACACGTTGGTTATGCACCAGATGTATATATCAGTGAAATTGGTAATGGAGCTACCACAATTTAA
- a CDS encoding aldose epimerase family protein has product MKENKISTGRFIDDKEIFAVELTNSLGSKVKIYNYGAIVSEFIVKNAIGEKQDIVLGFDDIDGYLNEDYLANDYPYLGVIVGRYSNRIKDGKYSIDGVTYEMAQSLHGGLTGFDKKVWDILPTVDPSLTLQYVSPDGEESFPGNLTVQLTFKLSDADELILDYKAFTDAPTALNLTHHTYFNLNKDGENIAGHYLRIPASNYLAQDKDYVVTGALVPVAGTSHDFLGGKTIGQDWDVEEGYDQSFVLDKPYGELGLASETTEASSGLKLEVYTTEPIAHFYTAKYLNTATGKGGKAYGPYSAFCIETQHYPNSVNVPEFPTTILRPGQTYAQTTIFKVSHK; this is encoded by the coding sequence ATGAAAGAAAATAAAATTAGCACCGGGCGATTTATTGATGATAAAGAAATCTTTGCGGTAGAGCTAACTAACAGTCTTGGCAGCAAGGTGAAAATATATAACTATGGAGCTATTGTAAGTGAATTTATTGTAAAGAATGCAATAGGAGAGAAACAGGATATCGTATTAGGTTTTGATGATATTGATGGCTATCTGAATGAAGATTATCTGGCCAATGACTACCCTTATCTGGGGGTCATCGTCGGACGTTATTCTAATCGGATTAAAGACGGAAAATATAGTATTGATGGGGTAACCTATGAAATGGCTCAAAGTCTTCATGGTGGTTTAACTGGTTTCGATAAAAAGGTCTGGGATATTTTGCCTACGGTTGACCCGAGTTTAACATTACAATATGTAAGCCCTGATGGGGAGGAAAGTTTTCCAGGTAATTTAACAGTTCAGCTTACATTTAAGTTATCCGACGCAGACGAATTAATTCTTGATTATAAAGCATTTACTGATGCACCCACAGCACTTAACCTGACACATCATACTTATTTCAACCTAAATAAAGATGGTGAAAATATAGCTGGCCATTATTTAAGAATTCCTGCGAGTAATTATTTAGCACAAGATAAAGATTATGTAGTGACTGGTGCATTGGTTCCTGTAGCGGGTACGAGTCATGATTTTCTGGGTGGTAAAACTATCGGACAGGATTGGGATGTTGAAGAAGGGTATGATCAGAGCTTTGTACTGGATAAACCTTACGGCGAATTAGGATTGGCTTCGGAAACTACAGAAGCATCTTCAGGATTAAAACTTGAAGTTTATACGACAGAGCCTATTGCTCATTTTTATACTGCTAAGTATCTGAATACAGCCACTGGTAAAGGTGGAAAAGCTTATGGCCCGTATAGTGCTTTTTGTATAGAGACACAGCACTATCCGAATAGTGTGAATGTTCCGGAATTCCCAACTACAATTTTGCGTCCTGGACAGACTTATGCACAAACCACAATTTTCAAAGTAAGTCATAAATAA
- a CDS encoding DsbA family oxidoreductase: MKVDIWSDVNCPFCYIGKRKFELALEQFEHKDKVEVEWHSFELDPNAETKPELNAYDYLAEKKGQTREWSVQMHEQVIGAAAEVGLKFDFDQVVIANSFNAHRLIQLAKTKGLDNEIEEQLFIAHFTEGKNIDDSTVLIETGKAAGLDQADIEALLSDHTFTEEVRADEQIAQQIGISGVPFFIINQKLAVSGAQPPATFLGALEQAWTTSLSEGQQS, translated from the coding sequence ATGAAAGTAGATATCTGGTCGGATGTGAATTGTCCGTTTTGTTATATAGGAAAGAGAAAGTTTGAGTTGGCACTGGAACAGTTTGAACATAAGGATAAGGTTGAGGTAGAATGGCACAGTTTTGAGCTGGACCCAAATGCAGAAACCAAACCAGAATTGAATGCTTATGATTATCTGGCAGAGAAAAAAGGACAGACCAGAGAATGGTCTGTACAAATGCATGAACAGGTTATTGGTGCAGCTGCTGAAGTGGGTTTAAAGTTTGATTTTGATCAGGTTGTAATCGCGAATTCTTTTAATGCACACAGGCTGATTCAATTGGCTAAAACAAAAGGGCTTGACAATGAAATTGAAGAGCAATTATTTATTGCACACTTCACAGAAGGAAAAAACATTGATGATTCTACCGTTTTAATTGAAACAGGTAAGGCTGCTGGATTAGATCAGGCTGACATCGAAGCTTTGCTTTCTGATCATACTTTTACAGAAGAAGTCCGTGCAGACGAACAGATTGCACAGCAAATTGGCATCAGCGGGGTTCCTTTCTTTATTATCAATCAAAAATTAGCAGTTTCTGGTGCACAGCCTCCTGCTACTTTTTTAGGGGCATTGGAACAAGCCTGGACTACCAGCTTATCAGAGGGACAGCAATCCTAG
- a CDS encoding YtxH domain-containing protein, whose translation MDYKKLINDHLGKQTDKTPVVVALLAGLAVGAALGVLFAPSSGSETRNLLADKTKDLADNAKDKLQTYKEKLKDGADQIADTAKNKYQTYGEKLQNGADELVDLKDRAVETVKSKFNDAKDDIKDAKEEIKDKANAVKSDIENA comes from the coding sequence ATGGATTACAAAAAATTAATTAATGACCACTTAGGCAAGCAAACTGATAAAACTCCTGTTGTTGTAGCTTTATTAGCTGGATTAGCAGTTGGAGCGGCCTTAGGTGTATTATTTGCACCAAGCAGCGGATCAGAAACCAGGAACCTGTTAGCAGATAAGACTAAAGATCTTGCAGATAATGCAAAGGATAAATTGCAGACTTATAAAGAAAAGCTAAAAGATGGTGCGGATCAAATAGCCGACACTGCAAAAAATAAATATCAGACTTACGGTGAAAAATTGCAAAACGGAGCCGATGAGCTTGTTGATTTAAAAGATAGAGCAGTTGAAACTGTAAAATCTAAATTCAACGATGCTAAAGATGATATCAAGGATGCTAAAGAAGAAATTAAGGATAAAGCGAATGCTGTAAAAAGCGATATAGAAAACGCTTAA
- a CDS encoding DoxX family protein, whose amino-acid sequence MMNLLSKIQDWGDHHHPKWLDYLRIVLGITLIWKGVAFALNLHAFTVLMEDSGLGTAVSISLIAHLIIALHIIGGLLIALGTHTRLFCLLIIPILMVAVFYVNFPQQQIFRPYSEFWLSCLVLAGLVCFLIEGDGVLSIETVRKPVTSES is encoded by the coding sequence ATGATGAACCTACTATCAAAAATTCAGGACTGGGGGGATCACCACCATCCGAAATGGCTGGACTATCTGAGAATAGTTTTAGGCATAACACTGATCTGGAAAGGAGTTGCATTTGCACTCAATTTACATGCGTTTACCGTCCTGATGGAAGATTCGGGTTTGGGGACAGCGGTGTCCATCAGTTTAATTGCACACTTAATTATAGCACTTCATATTATTGGCGGTCTGCTCATTGCTTTAGGGACACATACACGCCTGTTCTGCCTGTTAATTATCCCAATATTAATGGTTGCAGTTTTCTATGTTAATTTCCCACAGCAGCAAATATTCAGACCTTATTCAGAATTCTGGCTTTCATGCCTGGTCCTGGCCGGTTTGGTTTGCTTTCTGATTGAAGGAGACGGTGTACTGTCCATTGAAACAGTTAGAAAGCCTGTTACTTCTGAAAGCTAA
- a CDS encoding NADPH-dependent FMN reductase, whose translation MDRLKIISATVRPGRKGPLVAEWIAEIARKSGTFEVELIDLGLLDLPLMDEINHPAMQKYEHEHTKKWSAKIEQADAFIFVTGEYDFGYPSPLRNALEYLYKEWNYKAAGIVSYGGISAGTRAANALKNDLSTFKIVPLYEAVNFSFFTELINEDDIFVPHERSEKAAQVMLKELVRWTKGLKLIKADL comes from the coding sequence ATGGATCGGTTAAAAATCATTAGTGCTACAGTTAGACCGGGTAGGAAAGGGCCTTTAGTGGCAGAATGGATTGCTGAAATAGCAAGAAAATCGGGTACTTTTGAGGTCGAGTTGATAGATTTAGGCCTTCTGGATCTGCCTTTAATGGATGAAATCAATCATCCTGCGATGCAGAAATACGAACATGAGCACACCAAAAAATGGAGTGCTAAAATTGAACAGGCTGATGCTTTCATATTTGTAACTGGCGAATATGATTTTGGATATCCTTCGCCTTTGAGAAATGCGTTGGAATATCTGTATAAAGAATGGAATTACAAAGCTGCCGGAATAGTAAGCTACGGTGGTATTTCTGCCGGAACAAGAGCTGCCAATGCGCTGAAGAATGATCTGAGCACTTTTAAAATAGTACCTTTGTACGAAGCAGTGAATTTTTCTTTCTTCACAGAGCTGATTAATGAGGACGATATTTTCGTGCCTCATGAACGTTCTGAGAAAGCAGCACAAGTGATGCTGAAAGAATTAGTACGCTGGACAAAAGGGTTGAAATTAATCAAGGCTGACCTATAA
- a CDS encoding MGH1-like glycoside hydrolase domain-containing protein, whose amino-acid sequence MNSKEHLNPEQQRLSSHYNQENNWLKWGPYVSDRQWGTVREDYSYNGEVWDYTTHDTARSKAYRWGEEGIGGFSDDQQNLCIGLALWNGKDAILKERLFGLTNAEGNHGEDVKELYYHLDSSPTHSYMKMLYKYPFQAFPYELLLSENAKRSKTEPEFELIDTGLFDHDEYGDIFIEYAKNKEEDLLIKYTVFNRSAAPVTLDIIPQLWFRNTWFDGEHGVKPEILNQGNHTLLLRSDHIGDYHCYADGNSKFLFTDNETNNQRLYQADNVSRYVKDGINEYIVNGNKNAVNPDNLGTKAGIWYHLTIPAGESSTVRIRLSKDKVSQPFNDFDEIFSLRLQETDAFYAAKQAETTDTDEKSMQRQAWAGMFWNKQFYSFDVNRWLNGDAGQPAPPKQRRTGRNSHWKHFVANDILSMPDKWEYPWFAAWDLAFHCISFAPLDPDFAKEQLRLMVSANYMHPSGQLPAYEWDFGDVNPPVHAMATWHVYLADKALKGEGDINFLVEIFNKLLLNFTWWVNQKDSEGNNIFEGGFLGLDNIGVFNRSQPVPGGGFLEQADGTSWMAMYALNMLQISMELSLHFDVFESMAIKFSEHFLYIAGSISNMGEDAIGLWDEEDGFYYDMLRRPDGSADRLRLRSLVGLIPMFAQIVFDESKWGKLPKLKERLEWFMLQRPDLVQLVSHWTDTKGNNQHLLSLLRGHRMKLLLKRMLDPNEFLSDYGIRSVSKAYCAYPFNYQLDGMDYTVKYIPAESDSGMFGGNSNWRGPMWMPVNYLIIESLKNFQEYYTDDFKVECPTGSGEFLSLKEIAALLSKRLKCIFLKNEDGERPVSGGNPKFNHDPHFKDYILFHEYFNGDNGKGLGASHQTGWTGLIALL is encoded by the coding sequence ATGAACTCCAAAGAACACCTTAATCCAGAACAGCAGCGCCTCAGCAGCCATTACAATCAAGAAAACAACTGGCTTAAGTGGGGGCCTTATGTATCTGATCGTCAATGGGGCACAGTGAGAGAAGATTATAGCTATAATGGAGAGGTCTGGGACTATACAACCCATGATACTGCCAGAAGTAAAGCTTATCGGTGGGGTGAGGAAGGGATAGGGGGTTTTAGTGACGACCAGCAAAACTTATGTATTGGCCTTGCACTTTGGAATGGTAAAGATGCCATTCTTAAGGAACGCCTTTTTGGCCTGACCAATGCCGAGGGAAATCATGGAGAAGATGTAAAAGAGTTATACTATCATCTGGATAGCAGTCCTACACACAGCTACATGAAAATGCTGTATAAATATCCTTTTCAAGCCTTTCCTTATGAATTACTTTTGAGTGAAAATGCAAAGAGGAGCAAAACAGAACCGGAATTTGAATTGATTGACACTGGTTTGTTCGATCATGATGAATACGGAGATATTTTTATTGAATATGCTAAAAATAAAGAAGAGGACCTGCTGATTAAATATACTGTATTTAACAGATCTGCCGCTCCGGTAACTTTAGATATCATCCCTCAGCTATGGTTCCGGAATACCTGGTTTGATGGAGAACATGGGGTTAAACCTGAAATTTTGAATCAGGGTAATCACACCTTACTATTAAGATCAGACCATATTGGGGATTATCATTGTTATGCAGATGGGAATTCGAAATTTCTGTTTACAGATAATGAAACCAATAACCAACGTTTATATCAGGCTGATAATGTGAGTCGTTATGTCAAAGACGGAATCAATGAATATATAGTTAATGGAAATAAAAATGCTGTTAATCCTGATAATCTAGGAACAAAAGCAGGCATCTGGTATCATTTAACCATTCCAGCGGGTGAAAGCAGTACCGTCAGAATCAGGCTAAGCAAAGATAAAGTGTCACAGCCCTTTAATGATTTTGATGAAATATTTTCATTGCGCCTTCAGGAAACAGACGCCTTTTATGCAGCTAAACAAGCTGAGACCACCGATACAGATGAAAAATCAATGCAGCGTCAGGCATGGGCCGGGATGTTCTGGAACAAGCAATTTTACAGTTTTGATGTCAATAGATGGCTGAATGGGGACGCAGGACAACCAGCACCTCCTAAACAAAGAAGAACTGGCAGAAATTCACACTGGAAACATTTTGTAGCTAACGATATCCTTTCTATGCCTGATAAATGGGAATATCCATGGTTTGCAGCATGGGATCTTGCTTTTCATTGCATCAGCTTTGCACCTTTAGACCCTGATTTTGCCAAAGAACAATTAAGATTAATGGTTAGTGCCAATTATATGCACCCAAGCGGACAATTGCCTGCTTACGAATGGGATTTTGGCGATGTAAACCCTCCGGTTCATGCGATGGCCACCTGGCATGTATATCTGGCAGATAAAGCTCTTAAGGGTGAAGGAGATATTAATTTTCTGGTAGAAATTTTCAATAAACTACTGCTCAACTTCACCTGGTGGGTAAATCAGAAAGATAGCGAAGGAAACAATATTTTTGAGGGTGGCTTTCTTGGCCTCGATAATATCGGGGTATTTAACCGGAGTCAGCCAGTACCAGGGGGCGGTTTTCTGGAACAGGCAGATGGTACCAGCTGGATGGCCATGTATGCATTAAATATGCTGCAAATCAGTATGGAGCTTTCGCTGCATTTTGACGTATTTGAAAGTATGGCTATCAAATTTTCTGAACACTTTTTATATATCGCAGGTTCAATTTCCAATATGGGAGAGGATGCTATCGGACTGTGGGATGAAGAGGATGGTTTTTATTATGATATGCTCAGAAGACCAGACGGATCTGCTGACCGATTGCGCCTGAGAAGTTTAGTTGGCCTGATCCCAATGTTTGCCCAGATTGTATTTGATGAGAGTAAATGGGGTAAGCTGCCGAAATTAAAAGAGCGCCTGGAGTGGTTTATGCTTCAAAGACCTGACTTGGTTCAACTGGTAAGTCACTGGACAGATACCAAAGGAAATAATCAGCATTTACTTTCCCTGTTAAGAGGACACCGGATGAAATTATTACTGAAACGCATGCTCGATCCGAATGAATTTCTTTCAGATTATGGTATTCGTTCTGTTTCCAAAGCCTACTGTGCCTATCCTTTTAATTACCAGCTGGATGGCATGGATTATACTGTAAAATATATTCCTGCTGAAAGCGATTCAGGAATGTTTGGCGGGAATAGTAATTGGAGAGGCCCCATGTGGATGCCTGTCAATTATCTGATCATTGAATCTCTTAAAAATTTCCAGGAGTATTACACCGATGATTTTAAAGTGGAATGTCCAACTGGTTCCGGCGAATTTCTAAGTCTTAAAGAAATCGCAGCTTTATTAAGTAAAAGGTTAAAGTGTATTTTCCTGAAAAATGAGGACGGTGAACGACCCGTATCGGGTGGGAACCCTAAGTTTAACCATGACCCTCATTTTAAAGATTATATATTATTCCATGAGTATTTCAATGGCGATAATGGTAAAGGGCTTGGCGCTAGTCATCAGACTGGCTGGACAGGCTTGATTGCTCTTCTTTAG
- a CDS encoding phosphatase PAP2 family protein, whose amino-acid sequence MKKHIMVLQLVVFAAIPFKLAAQGGLSPDNPIQKIDNRIMIDLSEHRTPEKTNVFMFLSKYNNLVNVAVPVGIFAAGVIDNDKGTRQNAMYIASSSAVNLLLTLVIKKIVKRPRPFLGQVKINAVYYPGQTSFPSGHTSSAFTTATALTQVYHKWYVIAPAYLWASSIGYSRMYLGVHYPSDVATGALVGTGTALSMGFLRPGH is encoded by the coding sequence TTGAAAAAACATATAATGGTATTGCAGCTTGTTGTTTTTGCTGCAATACCATTTAAATTAGCTGCACAGGGCGGTTTATCTCCTGATAATCCTATACAGAAAATTGATAACCGGATCATGATTGATCTTTCTGAACATAGGACACCAGAAAAAACTAACGTGTTCATGTTTTTATCTAAGTATAATAATCTGGTTAATGTAGCGGTTCCCGTAGGCATATTTGCCGCTGGTGTAATTGACAATGATAAAGGAACCCGCCAGAATGCAATGTATATTGCCAGTAGTTCTGCTGTTAATTTACTGCTGACACTGGTTATTAAAAAAATTGTAAAACGTCCAAGACCATTTTTGGGACAAGTTAAAATCAATGCGGTCTATTATCCGGGACAAACATCTTTTCCTTCTGGTCATACTTCCTCTGCTTTTACAACAGCAACTGCTTTAACACAGGTTTATCATAAATGGTATGTGATCGCACCTGCTTATTTATGGGCATCTTCTATTGGATATTCCAGAATGTATTTAGGTGTACATTATCCTTCTGATGTAGCTACTGGTGCATTGGTTGGTACAGGCACTGCACTCTCTATGGGATTTTTAAGACCCGGCCATTAA
- a CDS encoding pirin family protein produces MAQTVLHTATSRGGADHGWLKSYHTFSFASYYNPERVNFGALRVLNDDAVDGGRGFGEHPHDNMEIISIPLSGSLEHKDSMGNIGTIEPGEIQVMSAGTGIYHTEYNKNKDQTVKFLQIWVFPNKRNVEPRYDQVKIDTPEKPNTLVQILSPKPDDAGVWIHQDAWFNLGKLEKGSQVDYSLQKKGNGAYIFVLEGDIEINGQALSNRDGFGIWDTDNFIIQASADAEFLIMDVPMEF; encoded by the coding sequence ATGGCACAAACAGTTTTGCATACTGCAACCTCAAGAGGTGGAGCAGATCACGGATGGTTAAAAAGTTATCACACTTTTAGCTTTGCTAGTTACTACAATCCTGAAAGAGTAAATTTTGGTGCATTAAGAGTTTTAAATGATGATGCAGTAGATGGAGGAAGGGGTTTTGGAGAACATCCACATGATAATATGGAAATTATTTCTATTCCTTTATCTGGGTCATTAGAACATAAAGATAGCATGGGTAATATAGGGACTATTGAACCAGGAGAGATCCAGGTTATGAGTGCCGGAACCGGAATTTATCATACAGAATATAACAAAAATAAAGATCAGACAGTTAAATTTTTGCAGATATGGGTATTCCCGAATAAAAGGAACGTTGAACCAAGGTATGATCAGGTAAAAATTGATACTCCTGAAAAACCAAATACTTTGGTACAGATCTTATCGCCAAAGCCAGATGATGCAGGTGTATGGATTCATCAGGATGCCTGGTTCAATTTAGGAAAGCTGGAAAAAGGAAGTCAGGTAGACTATTCGTTGCAGAAAAAAGGAAATGGTGCCTATATCTTTGTTTTAGAAGGTGATATTGAGATCAATGGTCAGGCATTATCTAACAGAGATGGTTTTGGGATCTGGGACACAGATAATTTCATTATACAGGCATCAGCGGATGCGGAATTTTTAATTATGGATGTTCCAATGGAATTCTAA
- a CDS encoding TonB-dependent receptor plug domain-containing protein: MKKMIPMLVTLCLSAGYAAAQSDTTKNLNEVMVRENRLKLPFSKQNRNIWIIDNQQIKNLPSRSISELLSYVTGVDVRQRGPGGVQADISIDGGTFDQTLVLINGVKVSDPQTGHNMMNLPISVDDIDHIEVLRGSASRIYGTNALTGAINIVTKAVTRTSVSANVFTGSSFKKDEVSGDTYANYGVRATGTLALKESSHLFSAGQEAGNGYRYNTAFNNQKFFYEGKVNVGKTDQLEITGGYIHNKFGANGYYSSPGDKEAEETVKTAIAAVAYKTQLTSFWSLMPRLSYRNNVDDYLYIKQTPDKFHNHHVTQVLSAELNNSFQTGIGEFGLGLETRKEKINSTNLGKRNRDNAGIYGEYKFDLVKNLLVNVGSYVNYNSDYGWQAFPGIDAGYNFYGNWKVFVNVGTGQRLPTFTDLYYKGPTNIGNDQLQPEKSRYAEGGIKYNSTHFVLNASLFKRRITNFIDWVKDKTTDPWQPKNFSELNTMGYTLSADYNTGALENSAFNSLRFGLAYTYLDPKVKTTLPEANISRYAVESLKNQLTATVNAEFLKVMALTVTARYCERISYKDYTVMDARLTYKLKRSSIYADASNIFDVNFIQAGAVPMPGVWATLGYKIAL; encoded by the coding sequence ATGAAGAAAATGATACCTATGTTGGTTACATTATGTCTGTCTGCGGGTTACGCAGCAGCACAAAGTGATACTACAAAAAATCTAAACGAAGTGATGGTCAGAGAGAACCGCCTTAAACTTCCGTTCTCTAAACAAAACCGTAATATCTGGATAATTGATAACCAGCAAATTAAGAATCTGCCTTCAAGGTCGATTAGTGAATTACTGAGTTATGTAACAGGAGTCGACGTTCGTCAGCGCGGGCCTGGTGGGGTACAGGCAGACATCAGTATTGACGGTGGAACCTTTGACCAGACGCTTGTTTTAATCAATGGGGTTAAGGTTTCAGATCCTCAGACGGGTCATAACATGATGAATTTACCAATTTCTGTAGATGACATTGACCATATTGAGGTATTAAGAGGCTCTGCATCACGCATATATGGCACAAATGCTTTAACAGGAGCAATTAACATTGTAACTAAAGCTGTAACCAGAACCAGTGTTTCTGCAAATGTATTTACCGGGAGCAGTTTTAAAAAGGATGAAGTTAGTGGAGACACTTATGCAAATTACGGGGTGCGCGCTACCGGAACATTGGCGTTAAAAGAATCCAGTCACTTGTTTTCTGCCGGGCAGGAAGCTGGAAATGGGTACCGTTATAATACTGCTTTCAATAACCAGAAGTTCTTTTACGAAGGTAAAGTCAACGTAGGAAAAACAGATCAGCTGGAAATTACCGGTGGTTATATCCATAATAAATTTGGTGCAAACGGTTATTATTCATCTCCGGGTGATAAAGAAGCCGAAGAAACAGTAAAAACAGCGATTGCAGCTGTAGCTTACAAAACGCAGCTAACTTCTTTTTGGAGTTTGATGCCAAGATTGAGCTATAGAAATAATGTTGATGATTATTTATATATCAAACAAACTCCAGATAAGTTTCATAATCACCACGTTACCCAGGTATTGAGTGCTGAGCTGAACAATAGTTTTCAAACCGGAATTGGTGAATTTGGTTTAGGGCTTGAAACCAGAAAAGAAAAAATCAACAGTACAAACCTGGGCAAAAGAAACAGAGATAATGCTGGCATATACGGAGAATATAAATTTGACCTGGTGAAGAATTTGCTGGTAAACGTAGGGAGTTACGTGAATTATAACTCTGATTATGGGTGGCAGGCTTTCCCTGGCATTGATGCGGGATATAATTTTTATGGAAACTGGAAAGTTTTTGTGAATGTTGGAACAGGGCAACGTTTACCAACTTTTACTGATCTTTATTATAAAGGGCCAACCAATATTGGTAATGACCAGTTACAACCAGAAAAATCCCGCTATGCTGAGGGAGGGATTAAATACAACTCAACGCATTTTGTATTAAATGCAAGTCTCTTTAAACGCAGAATTACTAATTTTATTGACTGGGTAAAGGATAAAACAACCGATCCTTGGCAACCTAAGAATTTTAGTGAATTGAATACCATGGGCTATACATTAAGTGCAGATTATAATACCGGCGCGCTGGAGAACTCTGCTTTTAATAGCTTAAGGTTTGGTCTGGCTTATACGTATCTTGATCCTAAGGTTAAAACAACCTTACCGGAAGCTAATATCTCCCGTTATGCTGTAGAATCTTTAAAAAATCAACTGACCGCTACTGTAAATGCAGAATTTTTGAAAGTAATGGCACTAACCGTAACTGCAAGATATTGCGAACGGATTAGTTATAAAGATTATACTGTGATGGATGCAAGATTAACTTATAAATTAAAGCGCAGCAGTATTTATGCAGATGCTTCGAACATCTTCGATGTGAACTTCATACAGGCCGGAGCAGTTCCAATGCCTGGTGTATGGGCAACATTGGGTTATAAAATTGCTTTATAG